In Campylobacter sp. MG1, the genomic window CGATGATTTTATAGATGAGCTTTTTGGTTACGCAGTAGATAAAAATACTGATATTAAAAAAGCAGGCGATACTCAAAAATCAAGAGTTAGGGTTGGTGAAAGTGAAATTAAAAACGTCATGGAAAAACTTCATCAAAGAAATAAAATAGATAGATTTAGTGGGGCGACCATTGATGGAGCGTTGTTTGATGCTAAGGTTATTTATGATGGCAAAATCAATCTAAGTATAGAGCTAAAAAACCCAAGCCCTAAAGAAAAAGCATTAATGCTTTTTGTAGCAAGGGATTTGTGTGCTGGATTTTTAGCCGTTGGTGGTGGTAAAAATGTTGGTCGTGGGGTGTTTAGTGGTAAGTTTAGCGCTTATGAAAACGGCAAAGAGTTAAAGTCAAACGAGATGAGTGAGATAGCTAAGGAGTTGCTAAAATGAAAGAGCTTTTAAAAGATTTTGATAATGCAAAAATCATCGCATGGACAAAGGACAAAGTGCTATTTGGTAAGGTAAAAAACGGCGAAATGGAATTTCAATCAGGAATTAGTACTTTAAATAAAGATGAGATTTTAGAATTTCGTGCATTTGATGGGGTTAAAGAACTTTATTTTTGGGGTGATAATTCAAGGCTTTATGAATTTAAAGGTGATGAAATAAATAGTACAACAATAATGTTAGGCAAAGTTGTGGATTGTGAAAATGGCTGGAGCAAGGTAGATGATGGTAGGGGTGGGAAGTTTTATTTGCCACTTGAAAGGCAAA contains:
- the csx19 gene encoding CRISPR-associated protein Csx19 — translated: MKELLKDFDNAKIIAWTKDKVLFGKVKNGEMEFQSGISTLNKDEILEFRAFDGVKELYFWGDNSRLYEFKGDEINSTTIMLGKVVDCENGWSKVDDGRGGKFYLPLERQKDNEIIIEKYDIIGYHEDTNQAYIKGYVIKEIR